Proteins from a single region of Nocardioides anomalus:
- a CDS encoding NAD-dependent epimerase/dehydratase family protein produces the protein MGERHVVVGAGPVGLGVARLLAGRGEDVALVSRSGAGPDVPGARREAADAADGDRLVALTRGADVVYNCVNPPSYPMWATFWPPVAAAFLRAAEETGATLVTAGALYPYGPLDRPMVEGLPDAATTTKARIRAGMWAEAKARHEAGRIRAVEVRGSDYVGPGISTTTGHVARVAPAALAGRTAYVFGRTDQPHSFTDVRDVARALVAVAGEPDAWGRVWHAPTNPARTQRGVLEDVAASVGRTIGAVRAVPHAVLAVGGVLVPMLRELRETEYQFARPYVLDSSAIRERFGLSPTPWEEVCRATAENALAA, from the coding sequence ATGGGTGAGCGACACGTGGTGGTGGGAGCGGGTCCGGTCGGGCTTGGAGTGGCCAGGCTGTTGGCCGGACGCGGCGAGGACGTCGCGCTGGTCAGCCGTTCCGGCGCCGGGCCGGACGTGCCTGGGGCGCGGCGGGAGGCCGCGGACGCCGCGGATGGCGACCGCCTGGTCGCGCTGACGCGCGGGGCCGACGTGGTCTACAACTGCGTGAACCCTCCGTCCTACCCGATGTGGGCGACGTTCTGGCCGCCGGTGGCCGCCGCCTTCCTCCGCGCCGCGGAGGAGACGGGCGCGACGCTGGTGACCGCGGGCGCGCTCTACCCCTACGGACCGCTCGACCGGCCGATGGTCGAGGGGCTGCCGGACGCGGCGACGACGACGAAGGCACGGATCCGGGCCGGGATGTGGGCGGAGGCGAAGGCGCGTCACGAGGCCGGGCGGATCCGGGCGGTCGAGGTGCGCGGCTCGGACTACGTCGGGCCGGGCATCTCCACCACGACCGGGCACGTCGCCCGGGTGGCGCCGGCCGCGCTGGCCGGTCGCACGGCGTACGTCTTCGGCCGCACCGACCAGCCGCACTCCTTCACCGACGTCCGCGACGTGGCCCGCGCACTGGTCGCCGTGGCGGGGGAGCCGGACGCCTGGGGGCGGGTCTGGCACGCGCCGACCAACCCGGCCAGGACCCAGCGCGGGGTGCTCGAGGACGTCGCGGCGTCGGTCGGTCGCACGATCGGTGCCGTGCGCGCCGTGCCGCACGCGGTCCTCGCGGTCGGCGGCGTGCTCGTGCCGATGCTCCGCGAGCTCCGGGAGACCGAGTACCAGTTCGCCCGGCCCTACGTGCTCGACTCCTCGGCCATCCGCGAGCGGTTCGGGCTGTCCCCGACGCCGTGGGAGGAGGTCTGCCGGGCGACGGCCGAGAACGCCCTGGCCGCCTGA
- a CDS encoding 5-oxoprolinase subunit PxpA encodes MPGHLDHRLDLNADLGEEVTDDEALLAVVTSANVACGYHAGTPAIMRAVCERAAELGVSVGAQVSYADRAGFGRVARDVAHDVLREQVADQVGTLSSIAAAAGTAVRYLKPHGALYHRVLDDEEQAAAVLAGSGDLPVLGMPGRLLAGAAAAGRGVFHEGFPDRGYTASGRLVPRGEDGALLTGTEDIAAQALRLAAGTDPGLDSLCLHGDTPGAVAHAHAVRRALEDAGWVLAGL; translated from the coding sequence GTGCCGGGGCACCTGGACCACCGCCTGGATCTGAACGCGGACCTGGGCGAGGAGGTCACCGACGACGAGGCGCTGCTGGCCGTCGTGACCAGCGCCAACGTCGCCTGCGGCTACCACGCCGGCACCCCGGCGATCATGCGCGCGGTGTGCGAGCGGGCCGCCGAGCTCGGGGTCTCGGTCGGGGCCCAGGTGTCCTACGCCGACCGGGCCGGCTTCGGGCGGGTGGCCCGGGACGTGGCCCACGACGTGCTCCGCGAGCAGGTCGCCGACCAGGTCGGCACGCTGTCCTCGATCGCCGCCGCCGCGGGGACCGCGGTGCGCTACCTCAAGCCGCACGGCGCGCTCTACCACCGGGTGCTCGACGACGAGGAGCAGGCCGCGGCGGTGCTGGCCGGCTCCGGCGACCTGCCGGTGCTCGGGATGCCCGGGCGGCTGCTGGCCGGCGCGGCGGCGGCCGGGCGCGGGGTCTTCCACGAGGGGTTCCCCGACCGGGGCTACACCGCGTCGGGGCGGCTGGTGCCGCGGGGCGAGGACGGGGCGCTCCTCACCGGCACCGAGGACATAGCCGCCCAGGCGCTGCGGCTGGCCGCCGGCACCGACCCGGGGCTCGACTCGCTGTGCCTGCACGGGGACACCCCGGGCGCCGTCGCGCACGCCCACGCCGTACGGCGCGCGCTGGAGGACGCCGGGTGGGTGCTGGCCGGTCTGTGA
- a CDS encoding sigma-70 family RNA polymerase sigma factor encodes MATRTSGATREIEGRDSVGLYLDEIARNALLDAAAEVELSKTIEAGLMAEHLLREGRVGRKKGGAPMSATEEELEWLAEEGRKAVDTFITANLRLVVSIARKYGRAQMPMLDLIQEGNTGLIRAVEKFDYTKGYKFSTYATWWVRQAITRGIAQQARVVRLPVHVVEELNQVGGARRTLERQLGREPEPAEIAAELGMDLDRVLDLMAWGREHVSLDSPVDEDGDTSLGDLMAQETSPGPDLTVLDVEARDRLNMLVEHLDERAADIIRSRYGLVDGRQHKLADIGAKHGISAERVRQLEREALQKLRRIADPDLAA; translated from the coding sequence ATGGCGACTCGCACCAGCGGTGCCACTCGCGAGATCGAGGGCCGCGACAGCGTCGGCCTGTACCTCGACGAGATCGCTCGCAACGCCCTCCTCGACGCGGCGGCCGAGGTCGAGCTGTCGAAGACGATCGAGGCCGGCCTGATGGCCGAGCACCTGCTCCGCGAGGGGCGGGTGGGCCGCAAGAAGGGCGGGGCCCCGATGTCGGCCACCGAGGAAGAGCTCGAGTGGCTGGCCGAGGAGGGGCGCAAGGCGGTGGACACGTTCATCACCGCCAACCTGCGGCTGGTGGTCTCCATCGCCCGCAAGTACGGCCGCGCACAGATGCCGATGCTGGACCTCATCCAAGAGGGCAACACCGGCCTGATCCGCGCGGTCGAGAAGTTCGACTACACCAAGGGCTACAAGTTCTCGACGTACGCCACCTGGTGGGTGCGCCAGGCCATCACCCGCGGCATCGCGCAGCAGGCGCGCGTCGTGCGGCTGCCCGTGCACGTGGTCGAGGAGCTCAACCAGGTCGGCGGCGCCCGGCGCACGCTCGAGCGCCAGCTGGGCCGCGAGCCCGAGCCCGCGGAGATCGCCGCGGAGCTGGGCATGGACCTCGACCGGGTCCTCGACCTCATGGCGTGGGGCCGCGAGCACGTCTCGCTGGACTCCCCCGTCGACGAGGACGGCGACACCTCGCTCGGTGACCTGATGGCGCAGGAGACCTCCCCCGGCCCGGACCTCACGGTCCTCGACGTCGAGGCCCGCGACCGGCTGAACATGCTGGTCGAGCACCTCGACGAGCGCGCCGCGGACATCATCCGCAGCCGCTACGGGCTGGTCGACGGCCGGCAGCACAAGCTGGCCGACATCGGCGCCAAGCACGGCATCTCCGCCGAGCGGGTGCGCCAGCTCGAGCGGGAGGCGCTGCAGAAGCTGCGCCGCATCGCCGACCCGGACCTGGCCGCCTGA
- a CDS encoding TetR/AcrR family transcriptional regulator — protein MAGRPRSFDRDTALAAAVEQFWREGYDASSVATLTAAMGISPPSLYAAFGDKQALFEEASQAYAQRMLDGLDRALALQTTREAVQRVLEDTARAHTDRATPPGCLALTEPRLAGQRDEVRRRLQARLDQGVSEGDLPAGTRTDELAAYLVAVLRGMSGCARDGGAAPEVRAIARSALAALPG, from the coding sequence ATGGCCGGACGACCGCGGAGCTTCGACAGGGACACGGCCCTGGCCGCCGCGGTGGAGCAGTTCTGGCGTGAGGGGTACGACGCGAGCTCGGTCGCGACCCTGACGGCCGCGATGGGCATCTCCCCGCCCAGCCTCTACGCCGCGTTCGGCGACAAGCAGGCTCTCTTCGAGGAGGCCTCGCAGGCCTACGCCCAGCGGATGCTGGATGGGCTCGACCGGGCCCTGGCCCTGCAGACCACCCGGGAGGCGGTCCAGCGGGTGCTGGAGGACACCGCCCGGGCGCACACCGACCGCGCCACGCCGCCCGGCTGCCTCGCGCTCACCGAGCCGCGGCTGGCCGGCCAGCGCGACGAGGTGCGCCGGCGCCTGCAGGCCAGGCTGGACCAGGGGGTCAGCGAGGGCGACCTCCCGGCGGGCACCAGGACCGACGAGCTCGCGGCGTACCTCGTGGCGGTCCTGCGGGGCATGTCCGGCTGCGCCCGCGACGGCGGCGCCGCGCCCGAGGTCCGGGCGATCGCTCGGTCTGCACTCGCGGCCCTGCCGGGCTGA
- the coaE gene encoding dephospho-CoA kinase produces MRVGLTGGIASGKSTVASMLVELGAVLIDGDALAREVVARGTPGLAQVVAAFGEELLTPEGDLDRPALGRIVFADEAARKRLEAITHPLIFERYAELEAAAGPDDLVVHDIPLLAESGRADTFDEVLVVDVPVELQVERMVRERGWTREDAEARIAAQASREDRLAIATYVIDNTGTLEQLRARVEEIHAELTAR; encoded by the coding sequence GTGCGCGTGGGACTGACAGGGGGCATCGCCTCCGGCAAGAGCACGGTGGCGTCGATGCTGGTGGAGCTGGGCGCGGTCCTCATCGACGGGGACGCGCTGGCCCGCGAGGTGGTGGCGCGCGGTACGCCGGGACTGGCCCAGGTCGTCGCGGCGTTCGGCGAGGAGCTGCTCACGCCCGAGGGCGACCTCGACCGGCCCGCCCTCGGCCGGATCGTGTTCGCCGACGAGGCGGCCCGCAAGCGGCTCGAGGCGATCACGCACCCGCTGATCTTCGAGCGGTACGCCGAGCTCGAGGCCGCCGCCGGCCCCGACGACCTGGTCGTCCACGACATCCCCCTGCTGGCCGAGTCCGGTCGCGCCGACACCTTCGACGAGGTCCTCGTCGTCGACGTGCCCGTCGAGCTCCAGGTCGAGCGCATGGTCCGCGAGCGCGGGTGGACCCGCGAGGACGCCGAGGCCCGGATCGCCGCCCAGGCCTCGCGCGAGGACCGGCTGGCCATCGCGACGTACGTCATCGACAACACCGGCACGCTCGAGCAGCTCCGCGCCCGGGTGGAGGAGATCCACGCCGAGCTGACGGCCCGGTGA
- a CDS encoding GNAT family N-acetyltransferase yields the protein MDITELSEADLADDALMREAYELSRRAETLGREGIPFWSLEEFLGAFRAPDPGERQQLFAGREDGDLVAFAVLWSFLLDNTDKAFASIDVDVPARRRGHGRALVERLADVARADGRSLLLADAKLPYADREDHAHRRFAEACDFELSNYEVVRHLALPVPDEQIQGWLDQSAPRHEGYTLETFAHDVPADLIESLCVLLGQLAVDAPTGAVDFEEEVMTPERFAAMLDGVGAMGRARYETVALTPDRQVVAHSTLAVPLGDNTTVFQWGTFVHREHRGHALGLATKATNLRAAQRFRDDLTLVTTQNAETNDHMVDINTTMGFRPVEVSAEFLRRL from the coding sequence GTGGACATCACCGAGCTGAGCGAGGCCGACCTCGCCGACGACGCGCTCATGCGCGAGGCCTACGAGCTCAGCCGCCGCGCCGAGACCCTCGGTCGCGAGGGGATCCCGTTCTGGAGCCTCGAGGAGTTCCTCGGCGCCTTCCGCGCCCCGGACCCGGGCGAGCGCCAGCAGCTCTTCGCGGGCCGAGAGGACGGCGACCTCGTGGCCTTCGCGGTCCTGTGGTCCTTCCTGCTCGACAACACCGACAAGGCCTTCGCCAGCATCGACGTCGACGTCCCCGCCCGCCGCCGCGGCCACGGCCGGGCCCTGGTCGAGCGCCTCGCCGACGTCGCCCGAGCCGACGGACGCAGCCTGCTGCTGGCCGACGCCAAGCTGCCCTACGCCGACCGCGAGGACCACGCCCACCGCCGCTTCGCCGAGGCCTGCGACTTCGAGCTGTCCAACTACGAGGTGGTCCGCCACCTGGCCCTGCCCGTCCCCGACGAGCAGATCCAGGGCTGGCTCGACCAGTCGGCGCCCCGCCACGAGGGCTACACGCTCGAGACCTTCGCCCACGACGTCCCCGCCGACCTGATCGAGTCGCTCTGCGTGCTGCTGGGCCAGCTCGCCGTCGACGCTCCGACCGGCGCGGTCGACTTCGAGGAGGAGGTGATGACGCCCGAGCGGTTCGCCGCCATGCTCGACGGGGTGGGGGCCATGGGCCGGGCCCGCTACGAGACGGTCGCGCTCACGCCCGACCGGCAGGTCGTCGCCCACTCCACCCTCGCCGTCCCCCTCGGCGACAACACCACCGTCTTCCAGTGGGGCACCTTCGTCCACCGCGAGCACCGCGGCCACGCCCTCGGCCTGGCCACCAAGGCCACCAACCTGCGCGCGGCGCAGCGGTTCCGCGACGACCTCACCCTCGTCACGACCCAGAACGCCGAGACCAACGACCACATGGTCGACATCAACACCACGATGGGCTTCCGGCCGGTCGAGGTCTCCGCGGAGTTCCTCAGGCGCCTGTGA
- a CDS encoding S9 family peptidase: MQPPVAEKRPVSTEHHGRTRIDEYDWLRDKEAPEVTAYLEAENAYTQERTAHLAGLRQAIFDEIKARTRETDLSVPTRNRDFWYYGRSFEGREYGASCRVPVRGPDDWTPPQPAEDTAPDQPALPGEQLLLDLDALAEGHEFFSLGGSSTSPDATLLAYATDVVGDERYTIRVLEIDSREHRGDEITGAIGGATWDPDGEHLYYVTVDESWRADKVWRHRLGTDQADDELVHHEQDGRFFVGVGRSRSQRFVIVAAGSKTTSEYRFFDSQAPELGFRVFAERREGLEYSLDHAVIAGQDTFLVLHNATGADFEIGTAPVEPTAPEDWVPLVPHDPAVRLEDVDAFAGHLVVHQRSQGLTQLRILQLGDSGVGDDYLVEFDHEVYTVGSGGNPNFTQPTVRLGYTTMAVPSSVYDYDVRSRELILLKRAPVLGGYDPADYEEHRLWATAEDGARVPISIVCRRGAREDDGGGTRPVPTLLYGYGAYEMSIDPYFSVARLSMLDRGAAFAIAHVRGGGEMGRHWYDDGKLAHKQHTFSDFVACARHLVETGWSRPETLVAEGASAGGLLMGAVANQAPELFGGILAGVPFVDTLTSMLDSSLPLTVTEYDEWGDPEGDPEAYDTIAAYAPYDNVTAQTYPPILAETSLNDTRVLYVEPAKWVARLRATALNGDDVLLRTEMSAGHGGVSGRYKAWHDRAFSLAWALDRMGLAEVEPG, translated from the coding sequence GTGCAGCCCCCCGTCGCCGAGAAGCGCCCCGTCAGCACCGAGCACCACGGCCGGACCCGCATCGACGAGTACGACTGGCTGCGCGACAAGGAGGCGCCCGAGGTCACCGCCTACCTCGAGGCCGAGAACGCCTACACCCAGGAACGGACCGCGCACCTGGCCGGGCTGCGCCAGGCGATCTTCGACGAGATCAAGGCCCGCACCCGCGAGACCGACCTGTCGGTGCCGACCCGCAACCGGGACTTCTGGTACTACGGCCGCTCCTTCGAGGGCCGCGAGTACGGCGCGAGCTGCCGCGTCCCGGTGCGCGGCCCCGACGACTGGACGCCGCCCCAGCCCGCCGAGGACACCGCTCCGGACCAGCCCGCCCTGCCCGGCGAGCAGCTGCTGCTCGACCTCGACGCCCTGGCCGAGGGCCACGAGTTCTTCTCCCTCGGCGGCTCCAGCACCAGCCCCGACGCCACGCTCCTGGCCTACGCCACCGACGTGGTCGGCGACGAGCGCTACACGATCCGCGTGCTCGAGATCGACAGCCGCGAGCACCGCGGCGACGAGATCACCGGCGCCATCGGCGGCGCCACGTGGGACCCGGACGGCGAGCACCTCTACTACGTCACCGTCGACGAGTCCTGGCGTGCGGACAAGGTCTGGCGGCACCGGCTCGGCACCGACCAGGCCGACGACGAGCTGGTCCACCACGAGCAGGACGGCCGGTTCTTCGTCGGCGTGGGCCGCAGCCGCAGCCAGCGGTTCGTGATCGTGGCCGCGGGCTCCAAGACCACCTCGGAGTACCGCTTCTTCGACTCCCAGGCCCCTGAGCTCGGCTTCCGGGTCTTCGCCGAGCGGCGCGAGGGCCTGGAGTACTCCCTCGACCACGCGGTCATCGCCGGCCAGGACACCTTCCTGGTCCTGCACAACGCCACCGGCGCCGACTTCGAGATCGGCACCGCTCCGGTCGAGCCGACCGCCCCGGAGGACTGGGTCCCGCTGGTCCCCCACGACCCTGCGGTGCGGCTGGAGGACGTGGACGCGTTCGCCGGGCACCTGGTCGTGCACCAGCGCAGCCAGGGCCTCACCCAGCTGCGGATCCTCCAGCTCGGCGACAGCGGCGTGGGCGACGACTACCTCGTGGAGTTCGACCACGAGGTCTACACCGTCGGCAGCGGCGGCAACCCGAACTTCACCCAGCCCACGGTCCGCCTCGGCTACACCACGATGGCGGTGCCGTCCTCGGTCTACGACTACGACGTGCGCAGCCGCGAGCTCATCCTGCTCAAGCGGGCGCCGGTCCTGGGCGGCTACGACCCGGCCGACTACGAGGAGCACCGGCTGTGGGCCACCGCCGAGGACGGCGCGCGGGTCCCGATCTCGATCGTGTGCCGTCGCGGCGCGCGCGAGGACGACGGCGGCGGTACCCGCCCGGTGCCGACCCTGCTCTACGGCTACGGCGCCTACGAGATGTCCATCGACCCCTACTTCTCGGTCGCGCGCCTGTCGATGCTGGACCGCGGCGCGGCGTTCGCCATCGCCCACGTGCGCGGCGGCGGCGAGATGGGCCGCCACTGGTACGACGACGGCAAGCTCGCCCACAAGCAGCACACGTTCTCGGACTTCGTCGCCTGCGCCCGCCACCTCGTCGAGACCGGCTGGTCCCGGCCCGAGACCCTCGTCGCCGAGGGCGCCAGCGCCGGTGGCCTGCTGATGGGCGCGGTGGCCAACCAGGCACCCGAGCTGTTCGGCGGGATCCTGGCCGGGGTGCCGTTCGTGGACACCTTGACCTCGATGCTCGACTCCTCGCTGCCGCTGACGGTCACCGAGTACGACGAGTGGGGCGACCCGGAGGGCGACCCGGAGGCCTACGACACGATCGCGGCGTACGCGCCGTACGACAACGTGACGGCGCAGACCTACCCCCCGATCCTGGCCGAGACCTCGCTCAACGACACCCGCGTGCTGTACGTCGAGCCGGCCAAGTGGGTGGCCCGCCTGCGGGCCACCGCACTCAACGGCGACGACGTGCTGCTGCGCACCGAGATGTCGGCCGGTCACGGCGGGGTGTCCGGGCGCTACAAGGCCTGGCACGACCGGGCCTTCTCGTTGGCCTGGGCGCTCGACCGGATGGGGCTGGCCGAGGTCGAGCCGGGCTGA
- a CDS encoding SDR family oxidoreductase, translating into MQIQGSVALVTGANRGIGAAFVRLLQERGAAKVYAAARDPRSVRAEGVVPVALDVTDPAQVEAAVVAAGDVSLLVNNAGISTGTSLVTGDEAAIRREMETNFYGPLRTTRAFAPALRAHGGGAVVNVLSALSWFTVPGGGAYAASKAAAWMLTDATRLELAAQGTHVVGVHMGLVDTDMAAGMDVPKLSPADLAGAALDAVESGAEEVLGDDWARFIKSGLTLEPQERYGRILGALGAA; encoded by the coding sequence ATGCAGATCCAGGGTTCCGTCGCCCTCGTCACCGGGGCCAACCGGGGCATCGGCGCGGCGTTCGTCCGACTCCTGCAGGAGCGCGGCGCGGCCAAGGTGTACGCCGCCGCGCGGGACCCGCGCTCGGTGCGCGCGGAGGGCGTGGTCCCGGTGGCCCTCGACGTCACCGACCCGGCCCAGGTCGAGGCCGCGGTCGTGGCCGCCGGCGACGTGTCGCTGCTGGTCAACAACGCCGGCATCTCCACCGGGACCTCCCTGGTCACCGGGGACGAGGCGGCCATCCGGCGCGAGATGGAGACCAACTTCTACGGACCGCTGCGCACCACCCGGGCCTTCGCGCCGGCGCTGCGCGCGCACGGCGGCGGCGCGGTGGTCAACGTGCTCTCGGCCCTGTCGTGGTTCACGGTGCCGGGCGGCGGCGCGTACGCCGCGTCCAAGGCGGCGGCCTGGATGCTGACCGACGCCACGCGGCTCGAGCTGGCGGCCCAGGGCACGCACGTGGTCGGCGTGCACATGGGCCTGGTCGACACCGACATGGCCGCGGGCATGGACGTGCCCAAGCTCAGCCCCGCCGACCTGGCCGGTGCGGCCCTGGACGCGGTCGAGTCCGGGGCCGAGGAGGTCCTGGGCGACGACTGGGCGCGCTTCATCAAGTCCGGGCTCACCCTGGAGCCGCAGGAGCGCTACGGCCGGATCCTGGGCGCGCTCGGGGCCGCCTGA
- a CDS encoding 5-oxoprolinase subunit B family protein encodes MTTLPTGPAIGGGAEVELRPCGRDAVLAEVADSAAARSLAAHVRASGVAVTEVVPGARTVLLDGVGDRERLDGVLRSWRPDVGEIAGELVEVPVVYDGADLADVAARWGTDEEGVVARHTATEFVSAFCGFAPGFAYLAGLPEADAVPRLASPRPRVPAGAVALAGTWCGVYPSASPGGWRLLGRTDLVLWDPDRDPPALLAPGTRVRFRAV; translated from the coding sequence ATGACCACCCTCCCGACCGGGCCCGCGATCGGGGGTGGGGCCGAGGTCGAGTTGCGGCCCTGCGGCCGCGACGCGGTGCTGGCCGAGGTCGCCGACAGCGCCGCCGCGCGCTCGCTCGCCGCGCACGTGCGGGCCTCCGGCGTCGCAGTGACCGAGGTCGTCCCGGGCGCGCGGACCGTGCTCCTCGACGGCGTCGGCGACCGCGAGCGCCTCGACGGCGTGCTGCGGTCCTGGCGCCCGGACGTCGGCGAGATCGCGGGCGAGCTGGTCGAGGTGCCGGTGGTCTACGACGGCGCCGACCTGGCCGACGTTGCCGCGCGGTGGGGGACCGACGAGGAGGGCGTGGTGGCGCGGCACACGGCCACGGAGTTCGTCTCGGCCTTCTGCGGCTTCGCGCCGGGGTTCGCCTACCTCGCCGGCCTGCCCGAGGCGGACGCGGTGCCGCGGCTGGCGTCGCCCCGCCCCCGGGTCCCGGCCGGCGCCGTCGCCCTGGCGGGGACGTGGTGCGGTGTCTACCCCTCGGCGTCGCCCGGCGGCTGGCGGCTGCTCGGACGCACCGACCTCGTGCTCTGGGACCCCGATCGCGACCCGCCCGCGCTGCTGGCGCCGGGGACGCGGGTGCGGTTCCGGGCGGTGTGA
- a CDS encoding 5-oxoprolinase subunit C family protein, translated as MVLTVVRAGPLTLVQDRGRTGLAHLGVPRAGPLDRPAAELANRLVGNGPDAALLEVTGGGLELVSDAGVWVAVTGAEVEVDVDGAGRGLHRAERLPAGSLLRLGAPVRGLRSFVAVAGGVDVPAVLGSRSTDTLAWVGPPRVLDGATLPVGVPQGPPEAVDAPRLPRPGRLRVRPGPRADWFGSDALRRLCQAAYVVGADSNRVGLRLEGPALERVRTEELPSEGVVLGAVQVPPNGQPVVFLADHPPTGGYPVLAVVHPDDLWQCGQARPGETLRFVTGA; from the coding sequence GTGGTCCTCACCGTCGTTCGGGCCGGGCCGCTCACCCTGGTCCAGGACCGCGGCCGCACCGGCCTCGCGCACCTGGGCGTGCCCCGGGCCGGCCCGCTGGACCGGCCCGCCGCGGAGCTGGCCAACCGGCTGGTGGGCAACGGCCCCGACGCGGCCCTGCTCGAGGTCACGGGCGGCGGGCTGGAGCTGGTCTCCGACGCCGGGGTCTGGGTGGCGGTGACCGGCGCGGAGGTCGAGGTCGACGTCGACGGCGCCGGTCGCGGGCTGCACCGGGCCGAGCGGCTGCCCGCCGGCTCGCTCCTGCGGTTGGGCGCCCCGGTGCGGGGGCTGCGGAGCTTCGTCGCGGTGGCCGGCGGCGTGGACGTCCCAGCGGTGCTCGGATCGCGCTCCACCGACACCCTGGCCTGGGTCGGGCCGCCGCGGGTCCTCGACGGCGCGACGCTGCCGGTCGGCGTACCGCAGGGGCCGCCGGAGGCGGTGGACGCGCCCCGGCTGCCGCGGCCGGGGCGGTTGCGGGTCCGGCCGGGCCCGCGGGCGGACTGGTTCGGGTCGGACGCGCTGAGGCGGCTGTGCCAGGCGGCGTACGTCGTCGGCGCCGACTCCAACCGGGTCGGGCTCCGGTTGGAGGGACCCGCGCTGGAGCGCGTGCGCACCGAGGAGCTGCCGAGCGAGGGCGTCGTGCTGGGTGCGGTCCAGGTGCCGCCGAACGGTCAGCCGGTGGTGTTCCTGGCCGACCACCCGCCGACGGGCGGCTACCCGGTGCTGGCCGTGGTGCACCCCGACGACCTGTGGCAGTGCGGTCAGGCGCGGCCGGGGGAGACGCTCCGGTTCGTCACAGGCGCCTGA